The proteins below are encoded in one region of Ostrea edulis chromosome 3, xbOstEdul1.1, whole genome shotgun sequence:
- the LOC125674965 gene encoding uncharacterized protein LOC125674965, with protein sequence MDANVHHRTPYQASVDQLTSVDLGGAEETDDETEEEEGEEEGEEEEDLDEPLSSVELSRRMRNLVDPGPFKHNRKVVLAALPCFLIILAICGEPLLMLVSVGLILILVVDTGSKNQRTVMVFTFVFIPCHMTILYFTFPLVWVSLVNFVLMIMMNSFILLTGGWLLLQMIIFRKQEPEICVFLEAILFSAYPSLSACLMTWATATFIPLKYVPFVLLFIGFVLFQVFMTPASSSFKHNLKDHKDDVSILNNRVIAVMAAGFCLLPVFIQLLIGLYQRGIDGVIQFGFFCELVFLLCLAVFLTTLMSIRHIVEVLGFQYSLVIQLRSLCGGVSAFLSYPVFLELGVTSHFLSWLPFAVGVYAVYGTLLSYKKLKFVSTVFFVVAVVLSLVWAIKLPWKLSYTFMFGISLKAIFCLMIANSVLCLTAAHLSTHGSQASFSFLVVLQTIVFIKCEVILFDSGLYSWPLFMVTGIAASYALQRLQIARRLPVNLSCACMSAHITKSALVAMVIFTKEARDLPYTSILTMFFFIFMMIKMLLLEVPVDISKKQLAVNVILMCISVLLNANPALFILGSYLFKVQASAADAMGMCFIICGMLIIATCVLHLPSEVKVKQLGILGVVTGVIVILFQPDVSLTMTGLFQLCEVISIMCMIIIMYADTIKTFPHIVVASVLVGITPGLRAALFLYPEDQAPIVNLILFGLVSMCLVCALFAFSKSEHLGCKFEKNILTVCMLVVVLSVLSLIVDLVTKERKQPILTLPSWKLFLAANLIISICTKIVVSRNAEYIPLHEKDDKEIPYLPLVGNLTTITAFLFLCLLGPATGLLYDIWCCGSSVILMCLQKDMKIFYNLKDANHTAPTKLTSIAVLVLSSICHSDLWHSSSWTFVRSCLEMFLVLGSTPIYYVLWGILWKSVVLLPEPVVVFLLPLNVAMLLYGSSWTCWALAFVGGSSSLWMMSTHFKLQPYSEKR encoded by the exons ATGGACGCAAACGTTCACCACAGAACTCCCTACCAAGCCAGTGTGGATCAACTGACTTCAGTGGATTTAGGGGGAGCCGAGGAGACAGACGATGAAACAGAGGAGGAAGAAGGTGAAGAAGAAGGAGAGGAGGAGGAGGATTTGGATGAGCCCCTCAGCAGTGTGGAATTGTCTAGAAGAATGAGGAATTTGGTGGATCCAGGCCCATTCAAACACAACCGTAAAGTAGTCCTGGCAGCTCTCCCTTGTTTTCTCATCATTCTGGCCATTTGTGGAGAACC ACTGTTGATGCTGGTGTCAGTGGGACTTATCCTGATTTTAGTGGTGGACACGGGGAGCAAAAACCAAAG gACGGTGATGGTTTTCACCTTTGTATTCATTCCATGTCACATGACCATTCTGTATTTCACATTTCCTCTTGTGTG GGTGTCGTTAGTGAACTTTGTGCTGATGATCATGATGAACTCGTTTATATTGCTGACTGGTGGATGGCTTCTGCTTCAGATGATCATCTTTAGGAAACAGGAACCAGAAATCTGTGTG TTTCTTGAGGCGATCCTTTTCTCGGCGTACCCATCTCTCTCAGCATGCCTCATGACCTGGGCTACTGCAACATTTATCCCTCTTAAATATGTTCCGTTTGTTTTGCTGTTTATAGG gtTTGTTTTATTCCAAGTTTTCATGACCCCAGCATCCTCTTCTTTTAAACATAACCTGAAGGACCACAAAGATGATGTCAGTATTCTGAACAACAGAGTGATCGCTGTCATGGCAGCTGGATTTTGTTTACTTCCTGTTTTCATTCAGCTCCTCATTGGTCTTTATCAGAGAGGGATCGATGGAGTCATTCAGTTCGGGTTTTTT TGTGAGTTGGTCTTCCTGTTGTGTTTGGCTGTATTTTTAACCACGTTGATGAGTATCAGACACATTGTGGAGGTCCTGG GATTTCAGTACAGCCTTGTGATACAGTTACGCAGTCTGTGTGGGGGCGTGTCTGCCTTCCTGTCCTACCCAGTGTTCCTAGAGTTAGGAGTGACATCACACTTCCTGTCATGGCTGCCCTTTGCAGTGGGAGTGTATGCGGTGTATGGGACACTGCTCAGCTATAAAAAACTCAAG TTTGTTTCTACAGTATTCTTTGTAGTGGCCGTGGTGCTCTCATTGGTGTGGGCAATCAAATTGCCATGGAAACTTT CTTATACGTTTATGTTTGGGATATCTCTGAAGGCCATTTTCTGCCTGATGATAGCTAATTCCGTACTGTGTCTGACGGCAGCCCACCTATCTACACATGGATCTCAAGCAAGCTTCAGTTTCCTAGTTGTTCTGCAGACCATAG tttttatcaAGTGTGAGGTGATCCTGTTTGACTCGGGTCTGTACAGCTGGCCCCTGTTCATGGTCACTGGCATTGCTGCGTCGTACGCTCTCCAGAG ATTACAGATCGCTCGAAGGCTGCCTGTCAACTTGTCCTGTGCTTGCATGTCTGCCCACATCACAAAATCGGCACTGGTTGCCATGGTGATCTTCACCAAAGAGGCACGAGACTTGCCCTATACCAGCATTCTCACCATGTTCTTCTTTATCTTCATGATGATCAAGATGCTTCTCCTGGAAGTTCCAGTAGATATATCGAAGAAACAG TTGGCTGTCAATGTGATCCTGATGTGTATCTCAGTATTACTGAACGCCAACCCCGCCCTGTTTATTCTGGGCTCGTACCTGTTCAAAGTCCAGGCGAGTGCTGCCGATGCGATGG gAATGTGTTTCATCATCTGTGGTATGCTGATTATAGCAACATGTGTCCTTCACCTGCCAtctgaggtcaaggtcaaacaactAGGAATTCTAGGGGTGGTTACAGGAGTGATAGTTATCTTGTTTCAACCAGATGTATCACTGACAAT GACTGGCCTGTTTCAGTTATGTGAGGTGATCAGCATCATGTGTATGATTATCATTATGTATGCAGACACTATCAAGACCTTCCCCCACATTGTGGTGGCCTCTGTGTTGGTGGGAATCACGCCTGGGCTCAGGGCCGCTCTCTTT TTGTATCCTGAGGACCAGGCACCAATTGTTAACCTCATCTTGTTTGGACTGGTCTCCATGTGTCTTGTGTGTGCTCTCTTTGCTTTCTCTAAATCTGAACATCTTGGTTGCaagtttgagaaaaatattcttACCGT GTGCATGCTGGTGGTTGTCCTCAGTGTGCTATCATTGATTGTTGACTTGGTTACCAAGGAACGCAAGCAACCCATTTTGACCTTACCATCTTGGAAATTATTCCTTGCAGCCAATCTCATCATAAGCATATGCACCAAAATAGTTGTCTCTAGG AATGCTGAATACATCCCACTGCATGAGAAGGATGACAAGGAGATCCCGTATCTGCCATTGGTAGGCAATCTCACCACCATCACCGCCTTCTTGTTCCTGTGCTTGCTGGGGCCCGCCACAGGGCTGCTTTATGATATATGG TGTTGTGGATCCAGTGTAATTTTAATGTGCTTACAAAAGGACATGAAGATATTTTACAACCTCAAGGACGCCAACCACACAGCCCCTACCAAACTGACCTCCATAGCAGTGTTAGTCCTCTCGTCAATATGTCACAGTGACCTCTGGCATTCAAGTTCATGGACATTCGTCAGGTCGTGTTTAGAGATGTTTCTAGTACTCGGCAGCACCCCTATTTATTATGTGTTGTGGGGCATATTATGGAAGTCCGTGGTGTTGCTGCCCGAGCCCGTGGTTGTGTTTTTATTGCCGCTAAATGTTGCTATGTTGCTGTACGGCAGCAGTTGGACTTGCTGGGCATTAGCCTTTGTAGGTGGTAGCTCCTCATTGTGGATGATGTCAACTCACTTTAAATTGCAACCTTATTCCGAGAAAAGATAA